The stretch of DNA GGACGGTGCCGCTCGTCACCTGGAACCTGAACCGCGAGGGCAACCCCGTCACGCCGGGGGAGACCGAGTTCCAGGCCGTCCGGACCTCCTTCCAGAGCTGGCAGGACATCTTCACCACCTGCGGCAACCTGTCGCTGCAGGAGGGGCCCCTCGTGGACTCGCGCGAGGTGGGCTACCTGCGCGGCAAGACGAACCACAACCTGGTGCTCTTCCGCACCCAGGACTGCGGCGAGCTGGCGCCGCCGACGGACCCCTGCTGGAAGGCGGAGACGTGCGCCAACGTGTACGACTGCTGGGATGACGACGACGGCACGCTCGCCATCACCCTCACCACGTACGACAAGCGCTCGGGCATCATCTACGACTCGGACATCTCCTTCAACGCGAGCCGGTACTTCTTCACCGCGGTGGACGGGCCGCCGTGCACGGCGCAGGGGCAGGGCAACTGCGTCGCCACCGACGTGCAGAACACCGCCACGCACGAGATTGGCCACTTCATCGGTCTGGACCACACGCGCGTGACGGGCTCGACCATGTTCCCGAGCGCGCCGCCGGGCGAGGTGTCCAAGCGCAACATCGACTCGGGCTCGCGCGAGTTCGTCTGCGACGTCTATCCGAAGGGCAAGCCCAGCCAGTCCGACTTCCACCCGGCGATGGACACGCTGGTGGGCGGCCCCAAGGGCGACGAGGGCTGCTCCGCGACCGGCGCCACCGCGACGTCGATGGGGCCCGCGCTGCTCGCCTGGGCGTGGCTGCGTCGGCGCAGGCGCGCGGCGGAGGGCCGCTCGTGAGAAGGCCCCTGGTGCTCGGGCTGGCGCTCGTCGCCACCGCGCCCGCCGTGGCCCAGGACACGTTCCCCTATCGCCGCACCACGGCGAACGGGAACAGCCGCATGTGCCTGGTGTGGCCCGCGCCCGAGTACGTCTACCACCTGGACGCGGCCGGCAGCGCGCGCACGCCGGGCGACACGGAGGTGGCCGCCATCGAGGCCTCCTTCGAGTCGTGGCGGCGCGTGGCCGCGACCTGCAGCGACTACACGTTCCGCCGGGGCAGGGACTGGGAGGGGAAGGTGGAGGTGGGGTACGTGAAGGAGAACCCCGCGTCCAACTACAACATCATCACCTTCCGCGAGGACTACTGCTTCGACGTCGCCCCCGAGGACGACGAGTGCTGGGCGCAGATGACGTGCGCCAACAAGTACGCGTGCTGGGACGAGGACTCGCGCACGCTCGCCATCACCATCTCCTCCCACGGCGTGGAGAGCGGGCGGGTGTGGGACGCGGACATCGAGGTCAACGCGGCGGGTTACCTCTTCACCACCGTGGACGCTCCGCCCTGCGTGGAGGGCTCCGAGTCCGTCGACTGCGTGGCCATGGACCTGCAGAACACCATGACGCACGAGATTGGCCATGTGGTGGGGCTGGACCACGTGCCCTATCCGGGCGCGACGATGGAGCGCACCGCGCCGCTCGGGGAGACGCAGAAGCGCATCATCGACGCGGGCTCCGCCGAGGGCTTCTGCTCCATCTACCCCAAAGGGCTGCCGCCCAATCAGTGCCTCATGAAGAACACGGGGCTGGCGCTGCTGGGCGACGGGCGCGGCACCGGCTGTGCCTCGGCTCCGGGCGCTGTCGTCGCCGGAGGCTGGCTGGCCGCGCTCGCGCTGTGGCGTGGACGGCGGCGGCGCACGCCGGGCCACTGAGGCCTGGAGACAAGAGCGCCGCCCTTTCCGGAGATCGGGGGCGGCGCTCACGTCATCGACGACTCGGTGGGACGTCAGCGGCGCGGAGCCACCAGTCGCATGCTGAAGGTGTAGTCCACGTTCACCGGATGGCCCTGGTAGATGACGGGCTTGTAGGTGCGCGACTGGAGCGAGTCCAACACGGCCTTCTCCATGTACTGCACCGTCTTGATGACGCGGCACTTCTCCACGCGGCCCTTGGTGGTGATGGTGCAGCGGGTGATCATCACACCCTCCGCCTTCGCCGCCATCGCCTCGCGCGTGTAGATGAGGTCCTTGCTCTGGTCGACCATCTCCGGCCGGGGCATGTCCTCGTTGTAGGGCAGCACGTCGCCGCGCGCGGAGGCCAGCGCCGCCGTGGGCAGCACGGGCACCGTCAGTCCGCCGGAGACACCCTTGGCCTGCGTGGCCGCCGCCGCGCCCACCGCGCCCGCCGTGGGCGGAACGACCGGCTCCACGGGCGCCTGCGTGGGCGCGAGCATCACCGGCGCGGACATGCCGCCGGGCGTGGCCACGGGCTCGGGCACGTCGACCTCGTCCGCGGGTGAGGAGGAAGCGGTCGCCACCTCCACGCCACCGCTCCGGCCGCCGCGGCGCTTCTGCAGCTTCTGCGACAGCACCACGTCACCGGAGCCGCCCGTGACGACGGTCTCCATCTGGTAGCCCTCGAGCGCGAACGTCAGCTCGACGGTGATGGTGCCATCCTCGCCCGGCGGCAGCTCCAGGGTGAACGGCGTCACGCCGCGCTCCTTGCCCCGGTAGAACACGCGCGCGCCGCTCGGCTGGCTCATCAGCTTGAAGCGGACCTTCTGCTGGCCCGCAGGCGTGGGCGCCGCCTGCGCCGCGGGCGCCGCCTGCACCGGCGCCTGCGCCACGGCGGCGGGCTGCGGCTCGGCGGGCTTGGGCGTCTCCTTGTTGCCCAGGAAGAGCACCGCGCCCCCCGCGATGAGGCCGGCCACCACCAGGCCGCCGAGCCCACCCATGAGCAGCGTGCGCTGCCGGGCGCGCTGCACCGCCACCGGCACCTCGACGCTGATGTCCACGGCGATGGTGTCACCGGACTCGGTGGCCGCGCTGCCGACGCTGGAGAACAGCGGCGAGGGGTAGGGGCCCGTCGTCGTCGCGCCGCCGGGGCGCTTGAAGATGCCGCTGTTGCCGCCCGCGGACATGCTCGCCTCGCGCAGGCCCTCCAGCAGCTCGTCCATCGTCTGGAAGCGGCGCGCCGGGTCCTTCTCCAGACAGCGGCGCACCACGCCCTCGATTTCGGGCGGAATGGCCAGGTCCGGACGCAGCTGCTGGAAGGTGGGCGGGGCTTCCTTGTAATGGGCGAAGATGAGCTCGATGTGGTCGCGCGCGATGAACGGCGGCCGGCCCATCAGCATCTGGAACATGACGATGCCCAGCGAGTACACGTCGCTGCGCGCGTCCGTCTGGTTGCGCGCCTGCTCGGGCGCCATGTACTGCGGCGAGCCGAGGAACGTGCCGTTCTGGGTGATCTCCGGGGAGATCTGCCCCTCCTGCGGCGCCGCCACCGACTTCACGAGCCCGAAGTCCAGGACCTTCACCAGGTCCTGATCCTGCTCGTTGAGCAGCATGATGTTGGCGGGCTTCAGGTCGCGGTGGACGACGCCCAGGCTGTGCGCCTCGCGCAGCGAGCGGCAGATCTGCTGGGCGATGGCCACCGAGCGCGACCAGGACAGCGGCCCCACCTGCCCGAGCACCTGGGCCAGCGTGCGACCCTCCAGGTACTCCATGGCGATGTAGAAGATGCCGTCGTCCGTCTGTCCATAGTCGATGACGGTGACGGTGTTGGGATGGCGCAGCTTCGACGTCAGTGAGGCTTCACGCAGGAAGCGCTTCTGGAAGCCCGGATCCCTGCTGCTGGGGAAGCTGGGGTTGAGCACCTTGAGCGCGACCACTCGCTCCAGGGGGGTCTGCAAGGCGCGGTAGACCTTGCCCATTCCACCGACACCCAGGGGCTCCAGGATGCTGAAGCGGCCATTCAGGGTGCGACCGATGAGCGGATCCGCGCCCGGCGCGCCAGGCGTCTCGGGGTTCGGCGAGTCGCCCTTGATCATTCGTACCCCCTGACAACAAGCAACATGGATTCTCCAGGAGTGTGCCGGGTCCGCATCAAACCATATCTTCACTTCCGGACGCACTCCCCACCCGGTGGACACCCGACGTGGCGAGGCGGGTCAACGCACACATCCGCCGCGTCGTGTGGGGGACGGTCAGTTTGACCCCGCATTGACGGTTATTCCAGGCTCGGACTAGCGTGAGTCGACCCGCGCGCCAGGGCCGAAAGCGGGCGGGGCCGTCCCCATGGCAGACACCCCCAACAACCCCGTGGACACACAGGTGCGCCGGGCCTCCGTCGAGGAGCGACTCGGTGCGCTGGAGCTCGAGCAGGCGCGGCTGCGTCAGGAGTTGATCTCCCTGTCGGGAGAGCTGCGACTGCCTGGACTCTTCCTCACCCTGGACGCGGCGGGCACCAGCGCGCTGCTCGCGGCGGACGCCGTGCAGGAGGTGGTGCGACTGGTGGAGCTGGAGCCGCTGCCGGGGGCGCCGCCCCATGTCGCGGGCACCTTCATCTATCGAGGCAATCCCGCCGTCGCGGTGGACCTGGCGGTGTTGCTGGGCGTGACGCGGCAGCCGGAGCTGGATGCGCACCTGGTCATCTGCAAGGGCGCTCGCCCGGTGGCCGTGCTGGTGGACCGCGTCAGGGATTTGGTGGAGGCGCCCACATTGGTGGAGGGCACTCCCGATGGCACGGTGACTTTGCCGTGGGACCGGACGGGATTGATGGCGGGCCTGTGCCGGACGCCCGAAGGGGTGCGGCCGTTGCTGCGCGTCTCGGCGGTGTTGGTGGGGTCGGAGGGGGCGTGAGCGAGGCCGTCCTCGATGACGCGACGCTCATCCAGGTGGAGGAGGTCCTCCGGGCCGCCTGCGGCCTGACGCTCGCGCACAGCCTGCGCCGCACGTTGGAGACGGCGCTGGCGCGCTCCTCGGAAGCGCGGGGGCTTTCGCCCGCGTCGTTCCTGCGGGGGCTGTTGCGTCGCGACGCGCAGGCGGTGGAGACCTTCATCGAGCACGCCGTCATCGGCGAGACGTACTTCTTCCGCCACCCCGAGCACCTGCGCTCGCTGGCGCGGCTGGCCGTGCCGCAGGCGGGGCCCTTCTTCCAGGTGTGGAGCGCGGGCTGCGCCACGGGCGAGGAGCCGTACAGCATCGCCATGGCGCTGCTCGCGGCGGGTGTGCCCGAGGGTCGCTTCCGGGTGCTCGCCACGGATGTGTCCAACCGTGCGTTGGACCGC from Myxococcus guangdongensis encodes:
- a CDS encoding myxosortase-dependent metalloprotease, MXAN_2677/MXAN_2678 family; amino-acid sequence: MMPVATLLTLMAVGQFDPYVRSRVTAGDPSTQALYWTVPLVTWNLNREGNPVTPGETEFQAVRTSFQSWQDIFTTCGNLSLQEGPLVDSREVGYLRGKTNHNLVLFRTQDCGELAPPTDPCWKAETCANVYDCWDDDDGTLAITLTTYDKRSGIIYDSDISFNASRYFFTAVDGPPCTAQGQGNCVATDVQNTATHEIGHFIGLDHTRVTGSTMFPSAPPGEVSKRNIDSGSREFVCDVYPKGKPSQSDFHPAMDTLVGGPKGDEGCSATGATATSMGPALLAWAWLRRRRRAAEGRS
- a CDS encoding protein kinase domain-containing protein → MIKGDSPNPETPGAPGADPLIGRTLNGRFSILEPLGVGGMGKVYRALQTPLERVVALKVLNPSFPSSRDPGFQKRFLREASLTSKLRHPNTVTVIDYGQTDDGIFYIAMEYLEGRTLAQVLGQVGPLSWSRSVAIAQQICRSLREAHSLGVVHRDLKPANIMLLNEQDQDLVKVLDFGLVKSVAAPQEGQISPEITQNGTFLGSPQYMAPEQARNQTDARSDVYSLGIVMFQMLMGRPPFIARDHIELIFAHYKEAPPTFQQLRPDLAIPPEIEGVVRRCLEKDPARRFQTMDELLEGLREASMSAGGNSGIFKRPGGATTTGPYPSPLFSSVGSAATESGDTIAVDISVEVPVAVQRARQRTLLMGGLGGLVVAGLIAGGAVLFLGNKETPKPAEPQPAAVAQAPVQAAPAAQAAPTPAGQQKVRFKLMSQPSGARVFYRGKERGVTPFTLELPPGEDGTITVELTFALEGYQMETVVTGGSGDVVLSQKLQKRRGGRSGGVEVATASSSPADEVDVPEPVATPGGMSAPVMLAPTQAPVEPVVPPTAGAVGAAAATQAKGVSGGLTVPVLPTAALASARGDVLPYNEDMPRPEMVDQSKDLIYTREAMAAKAEGVMITRCTITTKGRVEKCRVIKTVQYMEKAVLDSLQSRTYKPVIYQGHPVNVDYTFSMRLVAPRR
- a CDS encoding chemotaxis protein CheW, which encodes MADTPNNPVDTQVRRASVEERLGALELEQARLRQELISLSGELRLPGLFLTLDAAGTSALLAADAVQEVVRLVELEPLPGAPPHVAGTFIYRGNPAVAVDLAVLLGVTRQPELDAHLVICKGARPVAVLVDRVRDLVEAPTLVEGTPDGTVTLPWDRTGLMAGLCRTPEGVRPLLRVSAVLVGSEGA
- a CDS encoding myxosortase-dependent metalloprotease, MXAN_2677/MXAN_2678 family yields the protein MRRPLVLGLALVATAPAVAQDTFPYRRTTANGNSRMCLVWPAPEYVYHLDAAGSARTPGDTEVAAIEASFESWRRVAATCSDYTFRRGRDWEGKVEVGYVKENPASNYNIITFREDYCFDVAPEDDECWAQMTCANKYACWDEDSRTLAITISSHGVESGRVWDADIEVNAAGYLFTTVDAPPCVEGSESVDCVAMDLQNTMTHEIGHVVGLDHVPYPGATMERTAPLGETQKRIIDAGSAEGFCSIYPKGLPPNQCLMKNTGLALLGDGRGTGCASAPGAVVAGGWLAALALWRGRRRRTPGH